One part of the Acetoanaerobium sticklandii genome encodes these proteins:
- a CDS encoding HD domain-containing phosphohydrolase, which produces MYNFNFEDSKFDLDFLAVDSGSKKMLSSNTFYKIIVADDDKDVHTLTDMLFQDFDFENSPLQLIHTFSGKETIRAINAHEDTAVLLLDVVMEEMNSGIKVVEHIRQVQKNKFTRIVLRTGQPGYAPEESLIRDYDINDYKLKTEMTRQKLYTMMYSCLRSYRDLIQIETTKKSLEEMVKISGELFQKNSFDEFLDSIFQHIKLFQKYNYDFDKSIIEKRISNNGFIVASCANEFKIISASGKYKSYKNTSIEENIELQDIFAKISNCKHSNKNIVFTEKGFIFFNKGVQNSRTFVYIESKKENFDEALIQLLINNYVFALENYQLGDLLIKSQKDIIFTLSETIERHSNETSNHVKRVSLLMKFLASRYGLDKKECETLAISSVLHDIGKIGIPDSILKKPARLSADEFEIIKNHTTIGYDILRQNNHPHFEKAAQIAYCHHEKYDGSGYPRGLSKTNIPLYARMMAIIDVFDALVSKRCYKESYPINEVVDIMRNESGKHFDPILLNMFLEGIDEVKDIIYSHND; this is translated from the coding sequence ATGTACAATTTTAATTTCGAGGATAGTAAGTTTGATTTAGATTTTTTGGCAGTAGATTCTGGTTCAAAGAAAATGCTCTCGAGCAATACTTTTTATAAGATTATAGTTGCCGATGATGATAAGGATGTCCATACACTTACAGACATGCTATTTCAAGACTTCGATTTTGAAAATTCACCACTTCAGCTCATTCATACTTTTTCTGGCAAGGAAACTATAAGGGCTATAAATGCTCATGAAGATACAGCTGTACTTTTATTAGATGTGGTAATGGAAGAAATGAATTCTGGCATAAAAGTAGTGGAGCATATAAGACAGGTACAAAAAAATAAATTTACTAGAATAGTGCTTCGAACGGGTCAGCCTGGATATGCACCAGAGGAAAGCTTGATAAGAGATTATGATATCAATGACTATAAGCTAAAAACTGAAATGACAAGGCAAAAGCTATACACTATGATGTATTCTTGCCTTAGGTCCTATAGAGATTTGATTCAAATTGAGACGACTAAAAAATCCTTGGAGGAAATGGTCAAAATAAGTGGAGAGCTATTTCAAAAAAATAGCTTTGATGAGTTCTTAGATTCTATATTTCAGCATATTAAGTTATTTCAAAAATATAACTATGATTTTGATAAAAGTATAATTGAAAAGCGAATCAGTAATAATGGATTTATAGTGGCTTCTTGTGCGAATGAATTCAAGATAATATCTGCTAGTGGGAAGTATAAATCATATAAAAATACTAGCATAGAAGAAAATATAGAGCTTCAGGATATATTTGCTAAAATAAGCAACTGTAAGCATTCAAATAAAAATATTGTTTTTACTGAAAAGGGCTTTATATTTTTTAATAAAGGAGTTCAAAATAGCAGAACCTTTGTATATATAGAATCCAAAAAAGAAAATTTTGATGAAGCTCTTATTCAGCTTCTTATCAATAACTATGTTTTTGCTTTGGAAAATTATCAGCTGGGAGATTTATTAATAAAGAGCCAAAAGGATATAATATTTACTCTTAGTGAAACTATAGAAAGACACTCGAATGAAACCTCGAATCACGTAAAGCGAGTATCCTTGCTGATGAAGTTTCTTGCATCCAGATATGGATTGGATAAAAAAGAATGTGAAACCCTAGCAATATCAAGTGTCCTTCATGATATAGGCAAGATAGGAATTCCAGATTCGATACTAAAAAAACCTGCGAGGCTTTCTGCTGATGAGTTTGAAATAATAAAAAATCATACAACTATTGGATATGATATCCTTCGCCAAAACAACCACCCTCATTTTGAAAAGGCGGCTCAGATTGCATACTGCCACCATGAAAAATACGATGGAAGCGGATATCCAAGGGGCTTATCAAAGACAAACATACCTCTTTATGCTAGGATGATGGCTATTATTGATGTGTTTGATGCTCTTGTGAGTAAGAGATGTTATAAGGAAAGCTATCCTATTAATGAGGTAGTGGATATTATGAGAAATGAAAGTGGAAAGCATTTTGATCCTATCTTGCTGAATATGTTTTTAGAGGGAATAGATGAAGTGAAAGATATCATCTATTCCCACAATGATTAG
- a CDS encoding ATP-binding protein gives MFTNLIMNSIEHGFSNKEKGKIYIKCTADHEFLYMHYEDDGIGISSENLKQIYEPFFTTNRQNGNSGLGMNIVFNLVNQKLKGTMSAQSTPLEFTSFDFKIPI, from the coding sequence ATTTTTACAAATCTCATAATGAACTCTATAGAACATGGATTTAGTAACAAAGAAAAAGGAAAAATCTATATAAAATGCACTGCAGACCATGAGTTTCTCTATATGCATTATGAAGATGATGGGATAGGCATATCAAGTGAAAACCTAAAACAAATCTACGAGCCATTTTTTACAACCAATAGGCAAAATGGAAACAGCGGGCTAGGCATGAACATAGTATTTAACCTAGTAAATCAAAAATTAAAGGGCACAATGTCTGCACAAAGTACCCCTTTAGAATTTACTAGCTTTGATTTTAAAATTCCTATTTAA
- a CDS encoding methyl-accepting chemotaxis protein, translated as MLKSKSRLANKLSFFIAVLLLAVFLLISVFCFRILFTQTQQNLLKQVALQEKAISSEIVHIFENARQYTHQMSLNRDITTYLKGVDSKDEIRTHENYPYVLDYLTKIKESSPLHFLAWVANEKANFYLDNSNTVPDESYVVKDRPWYEVALSSDKPVFTNPYVEWNTRKTVVSSIQALREDTSVYGFVVVDIMLDTIPGIIESRTVDFNDKTFLITSDGTYLYHPDKQKIMTESIYDDGLYEAMKSSTFKDFFEEIKYNDTSYFMSSYTIGENGWQLISLIDSNRIKKEIINIFTSIVFIVLFFFLLAIISIYFIVSKTTKPYSILSIFADDIANGDFSKNIPENYLKRKDEMGVISISFQRIIDAFRDENQSLEEKITEKNRELEEQYEYIFQTEKAASLGNLVAGVAHEINTPLGIGVSTASHISQLNNDVLQKLNDGTMTKEDLKNFMINLAESSSLLENNLNRASELIKSFKQVAVDQISEAKTSFLLKDNINSVIISLRSTYKNAGHTIKLDCPED; from the coding sequence ATGCTGAAATCTAAATCAAGACTAGCCAATAAATTATCCTTCTTTATAGCTGTACTGCTTCTTGCAGTTTTTTTGCTAATCTCAGTATTTTGCTTTAGAATACTATTCACCCAGACCCAGCAAAATCTGCTAAAGCAAGTAGCTCTTCAGGAAAAAGCTATCTCAAGCGAAATAGTTCACATATTTGAAAATGCTAGGCAGTATACTCATCAAATGTCTTTAAACAGAGATATAACTACTTATCTCAAAGGCGTTGATTCAAAAGACGAGATTAGAACTCATGAAAATTATCCTTATGTCCTAGACTATCTTACGAAGATAAAAGAAAGCAGTCCTCTTCACTTTCTAGCTTGGGTAGCAAATGAGAAGGCAAACTTTTACCTTGATAATTCAAACACTGTCCCTGATGAATCCTATGTGGTAAAGGATAGACCTTGGTACGAGGTAGCACTCAGCTCTGATAAGCCGGTTTTTACAAATCCCTATGTAGAGTGGAATACTAGAAAAACTGTTGTTTCTTCTATTCAGGCCCTTAGAGAAGATACTTCCGTCTATGGCTTTGTAGTAGTAGATATAATGCTAGACACCATCCCTGGAATTATAGAATCCAGAACCGTAGATTTTAATGATAAAACATTTTTAATTACTTCAGATGGAACCTATCTATATCATCCAGATAAACAAAAAATTATGACAGAGTCTATATATGATGATGGGCTATATGAAGCTATGAAATCTAGTACCTTTAAAGATTTTTTTGAAGAGATAAAATATAATGATACCTCTTACTTTATGAGCTCATACACCATAGGAGAAAATGGCTGGCAGCTTATATCTTTAATAGATTCAAACCGAATAAAAAAAGAAATTATTAATATATTTACTTCTATAGTTTTTATTGTGCTATTCTTCTTTCTTCTAGCAATAATTTCCATATATTTTATTGTCAGCAAAACCACTAAGCCTTATTCCATCTTGAGTATCTTTGCTGATGATATAGCTAATGGAGATTTTTCCAAAAATATTCCGGAAAATTATTTAAAAAGAAAAGACGAGATGGGTGTAATATCCATATCCTTTCAGCGGATAATAGATGCTTTTAGAGATGAAAATCAAAGTCTAGAAGAAAAAATAACCGAAAAAAATAGAGAATTAGAAGAGCAGTATGAATATATATTTCAAACAGAAAAAGCTGCTTCTCTTGGCAATCTAGTAGCAGGAGTAGCTCATGAAATTAACACTCCTTTAGGGATAGGAGTATCTACAGCTTCACATATATCACAGCTCAATAATGATGTACTTCAAAAATTAAACGATGGCACTATGACTAAAGAAGACTTAAAAAATTTTATGATAAACTTAGCTGAATCATCTAGCCTTCTTGAAAATAATTTAAATAGAGCTTCTGAACTTATTAAGAGTTTTAAGCAGGTTGCTGTAGATCAAATAAGTGAAGCTAAGACAAGCTTCCTTCTAAAAGACAATATTAACTCTGTAATAATTAGCCTTAGGTCAACATATAAAAATGCTGGACATACTATTAAACTTGATTGTCCTGAAGATTGA
- a CDS encoding ABC-F family ATP-binding cassette domain-containing protein has product MISVTNLALRYGDKKLFEDVNLKFTPGNCYGVIGANGAGKTTFLKILSGEIDANAGEVHVAPNVRMSVLKQDHYRYDEHSVLDTVIMGNARLYEIMKEKDALYAKEDFTDEDGIKASELEGEFAEMDGWEAESDASSLLQGLGIGTDLHYSLLKDLEGSEKVKVLLAQALFGKPGILILDEPTNHLDIKAIKWLEEFLISFDGTVIVVSHDRHFLNNVCTHMADVDFGKIKLYVGNYDFWYESSQLALSLMKDQNKKKEEKIKQLQDFIARFSANASKSKQATSRKKMLDKINIEDIQPSTRRYPYVGFTMEREVGNDILMVENLSKSIDGVKILDNVSFTVRKGDKIAFLGESEIMVTTLFQILAGELEPDSGTVKWGVTITKSYFPKDNAKYFDGIKINLVDWLRQYSVEKAETYIRGFLGRMLFSGEEALKEVNVLSGGEKVRCMLSRMMLSSANVLILDQPTNHLDLESITAVNNGLKDFKSNVLFASHDHEFIQTIANRIIYLTETGAKDYMMTYDEYLDQI; this is encoded by the coding sequence TTGATTAGTGTAACTAACTTGGCTCTTCGCTATGGCGATAAAAAATTATTTGAAGATGTTAACCTAAAATTCACACCTGGCAACTGCTACGGTGTAATCGGCGCAAACGGTGCTGGAAAAACTACCTTCCTAAAAATCCTGTCTGGAGAAATAGATGCAAATGCAGGTGAGGTTCATGTAGCTCCAAACGTGCGTATGTCTGTACTAAAGCAGGATCACTACAGATATGACGAGCATAGTGTCCTTGACACAGTAATAATGGGAAATGCCCGCCTATATGAAATCATGAAAGAAAAAGATGCTCTATATGCTAAAGAAGACTTCACAGATGAAGATGGAATCAAGGCTTCGGAATTAGAAGGCGAATTTGCAGAGATGGACGGCTGGGAAGCTGAATCCGATGCTTCTTCACTACTTCAAGGTCTAGGCATAGGAACTGACCTTCACTACAGTCTGCTTAAGGATTTAGAAGGTAGCGAAAAAGTAAAGGTACTGCTTGCTCAGGCTTTATTTGGCAAGCCTGGAATTTTGATTCTTGACGAGCCTACTAACCACCTTGACATCAAAGCTATAAAATGGCTTGAAGAGTTTTTAATCAGCTTTGACGGAACAGTTATAGTAGTATCGCACGACAGACACTTCCTTAACAACGTATGTACTCATATGGCTGATGTGGACTTTGGAAAAATCAAGCTTTATGTAGGAAACTACGATTTTTGGTATGAATCTAGTCAGCTAGCTCTTTCACTTATGAAGGACCAGAACAAGAAAAAAGAAGAAAAAATCAAACAGCTTCAAGACTTTATCGCTCGCTTTAGTGCCAATGCCTCAAAGTCAAAGCAAGCTACATCAAGAAAGAAAATGCTTGATAAAATAAATATAGAAGATATCCAGCCCTCAACTAGAAGATACCCATATGTAGGCTTTACTATGGAAAGAGAAGTAGGAAATGACATCTTAATGGTAGAAAACCTATCAAAGAGTATAGATGGAGTAAAAATCCTAGACAATGTATCTTTTACAGTTAGAAAAGGCGATAAAATAGCATTTTTAGGCGAGAGTGAAATAATGGTAACGACTTTATTTCAAATCCTTGCTGGCGAGCTAGAGCCAGACAGCGGTACAGTAAAATGGGGCGTAACTATTACAAAATCATATTTCCCTAAGGATAATGCAAAATATTTTGATGGCATCAAGATAAACCTAGTTGACTGGTTAAGACAATACTCTGTAGAGAAAGCAGAAACTTATATTAGAGGCTTCCTAGGTAGAATGCTGTTTTCTGGAGAAGAAGCTCTAAAAGAAGTAAATGTGCTTTCTGGAGGAGAAAAAGTTCGTTGCATGCTGTCTCGTATGATGCTAAGCAGTGCCAATGTACTAATCCTAGATCAGCCTACAAACCACTTAGACCTTGAGTCTATCACAGCTGTAAACAACGGCCTAAAGGATTTCAAGAGCAATGTATTATTCGCTTCTCATGACCACGAGTTCATCCAAACAATAGCAAACAGAATCATCTACTTGACTGAAACTGGAGCTAAGGACTACATGATGACTTACGACGAGTACTTAGATCAGATATAA
- a CDS encoding DEAD/DEAH box helicase, with the protein MKKDFIELGITNELSERLLKLRIDTPTQVQVKSIPYILEGRDVIAQAQTGTGKTLAFLLPILEKIDVDSEDTQALIISPTRELAIQISEEAQKLISVKGINILSAYGGQDVEKQLNKLKKNIPLVVGTPGRILDLIRRESLNLSKLKMLVLDEADQMLHMGFLDEVDAIFSYTPSEKQVMCFSATFNKEVKKLAKTYMNEPHYVSVKGQNVTLDEIDQIIVHTTDRKKQEALCEMIDTQQPFMAIVFCRTKRRVTALYEDLSQKGYNCDQLHGDLSQAKREKVMKDFRNAKIQLLIATDVAARGIDVDGITHIYNYDMVLDTDTYIHRIGRTGRAGEKGTAVTFVTPKHNASLEKLEGDIKADVKKIEMHKAVKHEDSKAKPQAKKKPSFDDFLKKNSKKNSRNKGRAPKR; encoded by the coding sequence ATGAAGAAAGATTTTATAGAATTAGGGATTACAAATGAGCTTAGCGAAAGGCTTTTAAAGCTTAGAATAGATACGCCTACTCAGGTACAGGTCAAATCCATTCCATATATATTAGAGGGAAGGGATGTAATAGCTCAGGCTCAAACTGGAACGGGAAAAACCCTTGCTTTTTTACTTCCGATATTGGAAAAAATCGATGTAGATTCAGAGGATACTCAGGCACTTATTATTTCGCCAACTAGAGAGCTTGCAATCCAAATCAGTGAAGAGGCTCAAAAGCTGATATCCGTAAAAGGCATCAATATCCTATCTGCCTATGGTGGACAGGATGTAGAAAAGCAGCTTAATAAATTAAAGAAAAATATTCCACTTGTTGTGGGCACACCAGGAAGAATCCTGGATTTAATTAGAAGAGAAAGTCTAAACCTTAGCAAGCTAAAGATGCTGGTACTAGATGAGGCTGACCAGATGCTTCACATGGGATTTTTGGATGAAGTGGATGCGATATTTTCTTATACCCCATCAGAAAAACAAGTGATGTGCTTTTCAGCTACCTTTAATAAAGAAGTGAAAAAATTAGCCAAAACTTATATGAATGAACCTCATTATGTGAGTGTAAAAGGACAAAATGTGACGCTTGACGAGATAGATCAGATCATAGTCCATACTACGGACAGAAAAAAGCAAGAAGCTCTATGCGAGATGATAGATACTCAGCAGCCTTTTATGGCAATAGTTTTCTGCCGTACTAAAAGAAGAGTAACTGCTCTTTATGAAGACCTTTCTCAAAAAGGCTATAACTGTGACCAGCTTCACGGAGATTTAAGCCAAGCTAAGCGTGAAAAGGTCATGAAGGATTTTAGAAACGCAAAGATTCAGCTTCTTATTGCTACAGATGTTGCGGCTAGAGGAATAGATGTAGATGGAATCACTCATATTTACAACTACGATATGGTACTTGATACTGACACCTATATCCACAGAATAGGAAGAACAGGAAGAGCTGGAGAAAAGGGCACAGCAGTGACTTTTGTAACACCAAAGCACAATGCATCACTTGAAAAACTAGAAGGGGATATCAAGGCAGATGTAAAAAAGATAGAAATGCATAAGGCAGTAAAGCATGAGGATAGTAAAGCAAAGCCTCAAGCAAAGAAAAAGCCATCATTTGATGACTTTTTAAAGAAGAATTCAAAGAAAAATTCAAGGAATAAAGGAAGAGCTCCTAAAAGATAA
- a CDS encoding GNAT family N-acetyltransferase, whose amino-acid sequence MQNLLLENDIVRVRASSESDIDYIMKTESDPSNSPYVFQWTYDQHKAAMENPDILHLLIEDKDTSEPTGYMIVAGVLSPHKSIELMRIAVSQKNKGFGRDSIKLLLAYAFDTLGANRVWLDVKEYNYSAQSLYKYLGFAQEGLLREAVFHNGKYDSIYIMAILKKDYLKQKKN is encoded by the coding sequence GTGCAAAACCTACTATTAGAAAACGACATAGTAAGAGTCAGAGCTTCTTCAGAAAGCGATATAGACTATATAATGAAAACAGAGAGCGACCCTAGCAATTCTCCTTATGTATTTCAGTGGACCTATGACCAGCACAAGGCTGCTATGGAAAATCCTGATATCCTTCATCTATTAATAGAAGATAAAGATACAAGTGAGCCTACTGGCTATATGATAGTGGCAGGAGTTCTCAGTCCTCATAAGAGCATAGAGCTAATGAGAATAGCAGTATCCCAAAAAAATAAAGGCTTCGGCCGTGACAGTATTAAACTGCTACTTGCCTATGCCTTTGATACACTAGGTGCTAATAGAGTATGGCTAGATGTCAAAGAATACAACTACTCTGCTCAAAGCCTTTATAAATACCTTGGCTTTGCTCAGGAGGGGCTTTTAAGAGAAGCTGTATTTCACAATGGAAAATACGACTCTATCTACATCATGGCAATACTCAAAAAAGATTATTTAAAACAAAAGAAAAATTAG
- a CDS encoding aspartate aminotransferase family protein: MKGAVNIQNIIDEGQKYLMSNYGRFPISFSHGEGCRVYDYNQREYIDFLGGVAVNILGYNNKKLNDAIATQSQKLIHISNYFWIDTQVKLAKLLVENSFDGKAFFCNSGAEANEGAVKLARKYAYRKYGIQKNEVIAMTGSFHGRTLATLNLTDNPKYKEGFGPHPEGFKFAKFNDIDSFKQVLTKNTCAVIFEPIQGEGGITPIDSDFIKKVSELCKQNDVLLIADEIQTGMGRTGKLFGYQHHDITPDIMTVAKGLAGGCAIGAVIAKVEVADAFQSGDHGSTFGGNPLACAAGVATLETILDDELAENAEKIGEYFKLKLQYLSQKYSVVKAVRGHGLMLGLELSIPGAAVVQKALYKGFLINCTATNVLRFIPPLIIGTSEIDLLIEILSEIFEELELAA; encoded by the coding sequence ATGAAAGGAGCTGTAAACATACAAAATATAATAGATGAAGGTCAAAAATATCTAATGTCAAACTACGGCAGATTTCCAATTAGCTTTAGCCATGGGGAAGGCTGCAGAGTATATGACTATAATCAAAGAGAATATATAGATTTTCTAGGAGGAGTAGCTGTAAACATCCTCGGCTATAACAACAAAAAACTAAACGATGCAATAGCTACCCAAAGTCAGAAGCTGATTCACATATCCAATTATTTCTGGATAGATACTCAAGTTAAGCTAGCAAAACTGCTCGTAGAAAACTCCTTCGATGGCAAAGCTTTTTTCTGTAACTCTGGTGCAGAAGCAAACGAAGGGGCTGTAAAGCTAGCTAGAAAATATGCCTACAGAAAATATGGTATCCAAAAAAATGAAGTCATAGCTATGACAGGCTCATTTCATGGCAGAACCTTAGCGACGCTTAACCTAACAGACAATCCAAAATACAAGGAAGGCTTTGGTCCTCATCCAGAAGGCTTTAAGTTTGCAAAGTTCAATGATATAGATTCATTTAAGCAGGTCCTAACAAAAAATACCTGCGCTGTTATTTTTGAGCCCATCCAAGGTGAAGGCGGAATAACTCCAATAGATAGCGACTTTATCAAGAAGGTATCTGAGCTTTGCAAGCAAAATGATGTTCTTCTCATAGCTGATGAAATTCAAACAGGCATGGGTAGAACCGGGAAATTATTTGGCTACCAGCATCACGATATCACCCCAGACATCATGACAGTGGCAAAAGGTCTTGCGGGTGGATGTGCTATAGGAGCTGTAATAGCTAAGGTAGAAGTGGCAGATGCTTTTCAAAGTGGAGACCACGGCAGTACCTTTGGCGGAAATCCTTTAGCTTGCGCCGCAGGTGTTGCCACACTTGAGACAATCCTGGATGATGAACTTGCTGAAAATGCTGAAAAAATCGGCGAATATTTTAAATTAAAGCTTCAATATCTGTCTCAAAAATATTCAGTAGTAAAAGCTGTGCGTGGCCACGGTCTTATGCTTGGACTTGAGCTTAGCATACCTGGAGCAGCTGTAGTTCAAAAAGCCCTATACAAAGGCTTCCTTATAAACTGCACTGCCACAAATGTGCTCAGATTTATTCCACCTCTTATAATAGGAACTAGCGAAATAGATTTGCTCATAGAAATACTGTCCGAAATATTTGAAGAGCTTGAGCTTGCCGCTTAG
- the argB gene encoding acetylglutamate kinase: MVNQLTPQQKAHVLLESLSYIKIFHKQIVVIKYGGNAMINNQLKECVIRDIALLKYIGINPVIVHGGGPEINELMTLYKKKPEFINGLRVTDEETMKITEMVLTGKIAPEIVSLFSNHDIKALGLSGKDGNIIKAKQKSEELGLVGEITSINPELILSVIEKGYVPVISPIGIGENGESYNINADEVAGKIAISLNAKKLILITDVAGVLENHQDPNTVISALNINEAYSYIKKGIIKGGMIPKMFCCLNAVTNGVEKCHIIDGRQFHSILLEVFTDTGIGTMITA; encoded by the coding sequence ATGGTAAATCAGCTTACTCCTCAGCAGAAAGCTCATGTACTGCTTGAGAGTCTATCCTATATCAAAATCTTTCATAAACAGATAGTAGTAATAAAATACGGTGGCAACGCTATGATTAACAATCAGCTCAAGGAATGCGTAATTAGAGATATTGCTCTTCTTAAGTACATAGGAATAAACCCTGTAATAGTGCATGGAGGAGGGCCTGAAATAAATGAACTAATGACTCTTTACAAGAAAAAACCGGAATTTATAAATGGTCTTAGAGTGACAGATGAAGAGACTATGAAAATCACTGAAATGGTGCTCACTGGCAAAATAGCACCTGAGATAGTCTCTCTATTTAGCAATCACGACATCAAAGCTCTTGGGCTTAGCGGAAAAGACGGAAATATCATAAAAGCCAAACAAAAAAGCGAGGAGCTGGGATTGGTCGGAGAAATCACTAGCATCAATCCAGAACTTATCCTATCTGTGATAGAAAAAGGCTATGTGCCAGTAATTTCACCTATAGGAATAGGTGAAAACGGAGAAAGCTACAATATAAACGCTGATGAAGTCGCAGGAAAAATAGCTATAAGCCTTAATGCCAAAAAACTCATCCTTATAACAGATGTAGCTGGTGTGCTTGAAAACCATCAAGATCCAAACACTGTAATATCTGCACTTAATATCAATGAAGCCTATTCCTACATAAAAAAAGGAATAATCAAAGGTGGAATGATTCCTAAAATGTTCTGCTGTCTCAATGCTGTGACTAACGGTGTGGAAAAATGTCATATAATCGACGGCAGACAATTTCACTCCATTTTGCTGGAGGTATTCACAGACACTGGTATCGGCACAATGATTACTGCATAA
- the argJ gene encoding bifunctional glutamate N-acetyltransferase/amino-acid acetyltransferase ArgJ yields MNKYIVIDGGVSSPKGFLSSGIHSGVKKSGKNDLSLVYSEVPAYSWAMFTTNKACAAPVTLSKSHIQDQNIQAIVINSGNANACTGQKGLSDAYEMATVTASALNIAPQNVIVSSTGLIGLPLEMDKIKAGIAKAASALSVNGSEEAAKGIITTDAHLKTIAVQVTIDNKVVTIGGMAKGSRMIHPQMATMLSIVTTDANIDKTYLKYLLNDTTEKTYNMISIDGDTSTNDMVAVMANGKACNNELNANHPEVQSFANAFAFVNEYLAKSIVADGEGATKFIEVQVVNSNTLASAKLAAKSILTSNLVKTSLFGEESNWGRILCSIGYSGAQFDMDKLEISLVGDNKETIKIVENGQSTIFCKESAKKLLKERNITILVDFKTGSQNSIAWGCDLSHDYVKINSSHIS; encoded by the coding sequence ATGAATAAATATATAGTAATAGATGGAGGAGTAAGCTCTCCAAAAGGCTTTCTTTCCAGCGGAATTCACAGTGGAGTCAAAAAAAGTGGAAAAAACGACCTTAGCCTAGTATATAGCGAGGTTCCTGCATATAGCTGGGCAATGTTTACTACTAATAAAGCCTGCGCCGCTCCTGTCACTTTATCAAAATCACATATTCAAGACCAAAATATCCAAGCAATAGTAATAAATAGTGGCAATGCCAATGCCTGTACTGGTCAAAAAGGGCTAAGCGATGCCTACGAAATGGCTACAGTAACAGCCAGTGCTCTAAATATTGCTCCTCAAAATGTAATTGTATCTTCAACTGGACTAATCGGCCTACCTCTTGAGATGGATAAAATAAAAGCAGGAATAGCTAAAGCCGCGAGTGCTCTATCCGTAAACGGAAGCGAGGAAGCTGCAAAAGGCATAATAACTACAGACGCACACCTCAAAACCATAGCTGTGCAAGTAACTATAGACAATAAAGTCGTAACTATAGGCGGCATGGCAAAAGGCTCTAGAATGATACATCCTCAGATGGCAACCATGCTCAGCATAGTAACTACAGATGCAAATATAGATAAGACTTACCTCAAATATCTCCTTAATGACACTACTGAAAAAACCTACAATATGATATCCATCGACGGTGATACAAGCACAAACGATATGGTAGCTGTTATGGCAAACGGCAAGGCTTGTAATAACGAGCTAAATGCAAATCATCCAGAAGTACAAAGCTTTGCAAATGCCTTTGCCTTTGTAAATGAATACCTAGCAAAATCAATAGTTGCGGATGGAGAAGGAGCTACAAAATTTATAGAGGTGCAAGTTGTTAACAGCAACACTCTAGCTTCTGCAAAGCTCGCTGCAAAATCTATTTTGACCTCTAATCTTGTCAAAACTTCACTATTTGGCGAAGAGAGCAATTGGGGCAGAATTCTCTGCAGTATAGGCTACTCAGGAGCTCAGTTTGATATGGATAAATTAGAAATCAGCCTTGTAGGAGATAATAAAGAAACCATAAAAATAGTAGAAAATGGTCAAAGTACTATATTTTGCAAGGAATCAGCAAAAAAACTTCTCAAAGAGAGAAATATAACTATCCTTGTAGACTTCAAAACAGGCAGTCAAAACTCTATCGCTTGGGGCTGTGACCTATCACATGATTATGTAAAAATAAACTCTAGCCATATAAGTTAG